Proteins co-encoded in one Gossypium arboreum isolate Shixiya-1 chromosome 11, ASM2569848v2, whole genome shotgun sequence genomic window:
- the LOC108481283 gene encoding inactive TPR repeat-containing thioredoxin TTL3-like, with product MGEHSQEKKLGCGILNAVFRKRNKRSATVDSLTVKNNEVISTSSNTKKGPSGSDEPSFLDSSVNGPEAIPKPCTKQPPNHIKPAAVYQQNQLPKPLEEETKIKHNQASMNPGRKLPKESISISGELESMIVDHQKTKGNNNLIRASSSNMMLHGSLGNLRQPGGGRGGGGNMTSYNVPKTETEHSTPNGKYPNGVKGHVVKKHDEEKRAERQPASLCRALSTRMDPETLKIMGNEDYKNGNFAEALALYEAAIAIDPNKASYRSNKSAALTALGRILEAVFECREAIRIEPHYHRAHHRLANLNLRLGEVEKAIYHYNQVGPEADPNDITNAKTLQSHLNKCTEAKIQRDWKNLIKETDSTINGGADSAPQIYALKAEAMLKLHRHQEADEVLLKGPNFNVDDSTKYFGPIANANLLVVRAQVDIAAGRFEDSLATLQRAARLDSNNREANTVMRKAKALADARSNGNEHFKASRFSEACVAYGEGLDHDPHNSVLLCNRAACLSKLGRYDNAVEDCTRALNVRPGYSKARLRRADCNSKLGKWEASIQDYEFLQKETPDNEEIQRGLSEARMQLKKQHV from the exons ATGGGGGAGCATTCACAGGAAAAGAAATTGGGTTGTGGGATATTGAATGCTGTTTTTCGGAAGCGTAATAAAAGGTCTGCTACGGTAGATTCATTGACAGTCAAAAACAACGAAGTTATAAGCACAAGCTCGAATACAAAGAAGGGGCCAAGTGGTTCCGATGAGCCTTCCTTTCTTGACTCTTCGGTGAATGGACCAGAAGCAATTCCAAAACCATGCACGAAACAGCCTCCAAATCATATTAAGCCCGCTGCGGTATATCAACAAAACCAGCTCCCGAAACCTCTTGAAGAAGAAACCAAAATAAAACATAACCAAGCGTCTATGAACCCAGGTAGAAAGCTGCCTAAAGAAAGTATTAGTATATCCGGTGAGCTTGAAAGCATGATTGTGGATCATCAAAAAACAAAAGGAAACAACAACCTAATACGAGCCTCGTCCAGCAACATGATGCTTCACGGTAGTTTAGGCAACTTGAGACAACCTGGTGgaggaagaggaggaggaggaaacaTGACTTCGTATAACGTTCCCAAGACTGAAACAGAGCACTCGACGCCGAACGGGAAATATCCCAACGGTGTGAAAGGACATGTGGTGAAGAAACATGACGAGGAGAAGCGTGCAGAACGACAGCCAGCTTCTCTATGCAGAGCTCTTTCTACGAGAATGGACCCTGAAACATTGAAGATCATGGGCAACGAAGATTATAAGAATGGGAATTTTGCGGAAGCATTGGCTTTGTATGAAGCAGCCATCGCCATTGATCCAAACAAGGCTTCCTACCGAAGCAATAAAAGTGCAGCCTTAACAGCTTTAGGCAGGATTCTAGAGGCAGTTTTTGAGTGCAGAGAAGCCATTCGAATCGAACCTCATTATCACAGAGCTCACCATCGTCTAGCAAACTTAAATCTCAGGTTAGGAGAGGTGGAGAAGGCAATATATCATTACAACCAAGTAGGCCCTGAGGCTGACCCTAATGACATTACTAACGCTAAAACACTTCAGTCACATTTAAACAAATGTACCGAAGCTAAGATACAACGAGACTGGAAAAACCTGATAAAAGAAACAGATTCAACCATTAATGGTGGTGCTGATTCAGCTCCCCAG ATATATGCATTGAAAGCCGAGGCCATGCTAAAGCTTCACAGACACCAAGAGGCCGATGAAGTTTTATTGAAAGGTCCAAATTTTAATGTTGATGACAGCACTAAATACTTTGGCCCTATTGCTAACGCGAATTTGCTTGTTGTTCGAGCTCAGGTGGACATCGCTGCCGGCAG ATTTGAGGATTCCTTGGCGACGCTTCAGCGAGCTGCTAGGCTTGACTCTAATAACAGAGAAGCAAACACTGTAATGAGGAAAGCTAAAGCACTGGCAGATGCTCGATCAAATGGCAATGAGCATTTCAAGGCCTCTAGGTTCTCAGAGGCATGTGTTGCATATGGCGAGGGGCTTGATCATGACCCGCACAATTCTGTCTTGTTGTGCAACCGAGCAGCTTGCCTCTCCAAGCTTGGCCGCTACGATAACGCAGTAGAGGACTGCACCCGTGCCCTTAATGTGCGTCCTGGTTACAGCAAAGCTAGACTAAGAAGAGCCGACTGTAATTCCAAG TTGGGGAAATGGGAAGCTTCAATACAAGACTACGAGTTCTTGCAAAAAGAAACGCCTGACAACGAGGAGATTCAACGGGGCTTGTCCGAGGCCCGGATGCAACTCAAGAAACAACATGTGTGA
- the LOC108480247 gene encoding glutathione S-transferase F8, chloroplastic-like, whose protein sequence is MATPVKVHGPPLSTAVSRVLACLIEKDVQFQLIPVNMSKGEHKSSDFLKIQPFGQVPAFQDESTSLFESRAICRYVCEKYAEKGNKGLYGSNPLAKASIDQWLEAEGQSFNPPSSVLVFQLAFAPRMKIKQDQSLINQNHDKLAKVLEVYEKRLGESRFLAGDEFSLADLSHLPNTHYLVNATDRGELFTSKKNVGRWWAEISSRDSWKKVVDMQKHSS, encoded by the exons ATGGCAACTCCGGTGAAAGTGCATGGCCCCCCATTGTCTACTGCTGTGTCTAGGGTCTTAGCTTGTCTCATTGAGAAAGATGTTCAATTCCAGCTTATTCCCGTTAACATGTCCAAGGGAGAGCACAAAAGTTCTGATTTCCTCAAGATCCAG CCCTTTGGTCAAGTACCGGCATTTCAAGACGAAAGCACCTCCCTGTTTG AGTCACGGGCGATTTGTAGGtatgtatgtgaaaagtatgCAGAGAAGGGGAACAAGGGATTGTATGGGAGCAACCCGTTGGCGAAAGCTTCAATAGATCAATGGTTGGAGGCAGAAGGGCAGAGCTTTAACCCCCCAAGCTCAGTTCTGGTATTCCAACTTGCATTTGCACCCCGAATGAAGATTAAGCAAGACCAATCCTTGATCAACCAAAACCACGATAAGCTGGCTAAAGTGCTGGAGGTGTACGAGAAAAGGCTAGGAGAAAGTCGGTTCTTGGCCGGGGATGAGTTTTCATTGGCAGATCTTTCCCACTTGCCTAACACACATTATTTGGTGAATGCTACTGACAGGGGTGAGCTCTTCACTTCCAAGAAAAATGTAGGGAGGTGGTGGGCTGAGATTTCCAGCCGTGATTCCTGGAAAAAGGTAGTTGATATGCAGAAGCACAGCAGTTGA
- the LOC108480248 gene encoding U11/U12 small nuclear ribonucleoprotein 25 kDa protein-like has protein sequence MESGAKEEEKVMGYNSRNVKKAALHSTLTALLDDPILADVPKKPSLSDVDTLMNLELGSAMCISILKLDGTSFDVAVMNSATMKDLKLAIKKKVIELEQSKMGHRHISWRHVWANFCLAHHNEKLLDDGAALQDFGVRNNSQVHFLPYVVSKGSGRHSKRRKHRFFLGLNKQS, from the exons ATGGAGTCAGGGGCGAAGGAGGAAGAGAAGGTGATGGGATACAACAGCAGAAACGTGAAGAAAGCGGCGTTACATTCAACATTGACCGCACTCCTTGACGATCCAATTCTCGCCGATGTCCCTAAGAAACCCAGTTTGTCCGATGTCGATACCCTAATGAACCTTGAATTGGGGAGTGCCATGTGTATCTCTATCCTGAAATTAGATGGAACTTCCTTCG ATGTTGCGGTGATGAATTCAGCCACGATGAAAGACTTGAAGCTCGCAATCAAGAAGAAAGTGATCGAGTTAGAGCAATCCAAGATGGGTCATCGACACATTTCATG GAGGCACGTTTGGGCTAATTTCTGCCTAGCACACCACAATGAGAAGCTCCTTGATGATGGCGCTGCACTTCAGGATTTTGGTGTTAGAAATAATTCTCAG GTACATTTTTTACCCTATGTTGTCTCAAAAGGTTCTGGGAGACATTCTAAGAGGAGAAAACACCGCTTCTTCCTTGGCCTGAACAAGCAATCATGA